A portion of the Rhodococcus pseudokoreensis genome contains these proteins:
- a CDS encoding LuxR C-terminal-related transcriptional regulator, translated as MDSDTLPTHALVGREDDVASILALLRDPAVTMLTVVGAGGVGKTAVVAAVTRGLVSSGSDVTPVDLSACESATDAVTLIGNAMTTLPESEKPHVVVVDSLERVRSEVRALGALVAAHPHVRLLATSRAATDLSQEYRHVLRPLPCPDADGAPNIDAATSPALTLFLDHARRVAFERDLEAQSFTVASICRQLGGLPLALVIAAHQLSTVTLDALAARIEDGWSPNMRGPADLPDRHRTLARTVADTVSLLEPVDAAVFKVMAAFDGAIEPPALSAILAGTVGEPHGPAGVCSPHAVVDHLDEFVRLSLLAPLPDRPDSRRPAFTMAQTTRDYGRQLLRSEPQPETARTAHARYFLHRVLDGADLVGPAADDWLTRTDGDLGDIRSSLRYYLEFGDGRAVDMAAGMRSYWLARGLLQEGLHWLTDSLRLTDGRRSVPAVRAREARAVLTGAASSYAHALADLEECARLWQELDEPAARARTLVDLAAARFEVHGFDVARPLFEEAIASLDDADDRWWAARARSLFGASAAATGHHRELARSTLDRAVEGFRGVGDSSYTNVPLQQLGRILHEDGHDTQATALLAEGLRLAQDAGDAWNSSVFLNLIAEIELSRGTVVAAATHYLESLALAAAIGARPRFIWCLEGLAVCLHDLGDKDYAARLVGLAMSVRSTLNLHGWIEFPARAIDVTGILSGPPSTLSVLHAEGFRMTVGDVLAYAPQLVAARSARRSRQDRYPDGLTAREVQVLRLIAAGSTSRAIATELVISIETVGRHISNLYRKIGASGRADATAYAIRSGLMDD; from the coding sequence ATGGACTCGGACACATTGCCAACACACGCGCTTGTCGGCCGGGAGGACGACGTCGCCTCGATCCTCGCTCTTCTCCGCGACCCCGCGGTCACGATGCTGACCGTGGTCGGCGCAGGGGGCGTGGGAAAGACCGCGGTCGTCGCTGCCGTGACGAGGGGACTGGTGTCATCGGGCAGCGACGTCACGCCGGTAGATCTGTCGGCATGCGAGTCCGCGACAGATGCGGTGACTCTGATCGGCAACGCCATGACGACGCTGCCCGAATCGGAGAAGCCACACGTCGTCGTGGTGGACAGCCTCGAACGGGTCCGCTCCGAGGTACGCGCTCTCGGCGCGCTCGTGGCTGCCCACCCGCACGTCCGGCTCCTCGCCACGAGCCGGGCCGCGACCGACCTGTCACAGGAGTACCGGCATGTACTGCGCCCTCTCCCCTGTCCGGACGCGGACGGTGCCCCCAACATCGACGCGGCGACCAGTCCAGCACTGACACTCTTCCTCGATCACGCCCGCCGGGTTGCCTTCGAACGAGACCTCGAGGCCCAGTCCTTCACGGTCGCCTCGATTTGCCGACAACTCGGCGGGCTTCCCCTCGCCCTCGTGATCGCCGCCCATCAACTCAGCACGGTGACCCTGGATGCCCTGGCGGCGCGGATCGAAGACGGTTGGTCGCCGAACATGCGCGGACCCGCCGATCTCCCCGACCGTCACCGCACCTTGGCCCGCACCGTGGCGGACACCGTGTCGCTGCTCGAGCCCGTCGACGCCGCCGTGTTCAAGGTCATGGCGGCATTCGACGGCGCCATCGAACCCCCAGCACTGTCCGCGATTCTCGCCGGTACGGTGGGCGAACCGCACGGACCTGCCGGAGTCTGTTCTCCGCACGCGGTGGTGGATCACCTCGACGAATTCGTTCGACTCAGCCTGCTCGCTCCGCTACCCGATCGGCCGGACAGTCGCAGACCCGCCTTCACGATGGCACAGACCACCCGCGACTACGGCAGGCAACTACTGCGGTCCGAACCACAGCCCGAGACCGCCAGAACTGCCCACGCACGGTACTTTCTGCACAGAGTGCTCGACGGCGCCGATCTCGTCGGGCCTGCCGCCGACGACTGGCTCACACGCACCGACGGTGACCTCGGCGACATCAGGTCGTCACTGCGGTACTACCTCGAGTTCGGCGACGGGCGCGCCGTCGACATGGCCGCAGGGATGCGCAGCTATTGGCTCGCCCGAGGTCTCCTGCAGGAGGGCTTGCACTGGCTCACCGACAGTCTGCGGCTCACGGACGGCAGGCGGTCCGTGCCGGCGGTGCGGGCCCGCGAAGCCCGGGCAGTTCTCACCGGTGCCGCCTCGTCATATGCGCACGCCCTCGCCGACCTCGAAGAATGCGCACGTCTCTGGCAGGAATTGGATGAACCGGCCGCGCGAGCCCGCACTCTCGTCGACCTCGCCGCCGCCCGATTCGAGGTGCACGGATTCGACGTCGCCCGCCCACTGTTCGAGGAGGCCATCGCCAGCCTCGACGACGCGGACGACCGGTGGTGGGCAGCCCGCGCCCGCAGCCTCTTCGGTGCCTCCGCCGCCGCGACCGGCCACCACCGCGAGCTCGCCCGCAGCACCCTGGACCGTGCCGTCGAGGGGTTTCGCGGCGTCGGGGACAGCTCGTACACCAATGTGCCCCTGCAACAACTCGGCCGCATTCTCCACGAGGACGGCCACGACACTCAGGCGACAGCGCTGCTCGCAGAGGGACTACGTCTGGCTCAGGACGCCGGTGATGCCTGGAACAGTTCGGTCTTTCTCAACCTCATCGCCGAGATCGAACTGAGCCGTGGCACCGTCGTCGCGGCTGCCACACATTACCTCGAAAGCCTCGCTCTGGCGGCCGCGATCGGTGCGAGACCGCGTTTCATCTGGTGTCTGGAGGGTCTTGCCGTGTGCCTCCACGATCTCGGCGACAAGGACTACGCCGCCCGGCTGGTCGGTCTGGCCATGTCTGTCCGCTCGACGTTGAATCTGCACGGCTGGATCGAATTCCCGGCCAGAGCAATAGATGTGACCGGAATCCTTTCCGGACCGCCGTCGACTCTGTCAGTGCTGCATGCGGAGGGTTTCCGGATGACGGTCGGTGACGTCCTGGCCTACGCACCCCAACTCGTGGCGGCCCGCAGCGCCCGGCGCAGTCGGCAGGATCGCTATCCCGACGGTCTGACTGCCCGTGAGGTGCAGGTGCTCCGATTGATCGCGGCCGGCTCGACCAGCCGGGCGATTGCCACCGAACTCGTCATCAGCATCGAGACCGTCGGCAGGCACATCAGCAACCTGTACCGCAAGATCGGGGCCTCCGGGCGAGCGGACGCCACCGCGTATGCCATCAGATCCGGACTGATGGACGACTGA
- a CDS encoding fumarylacetoacetate hydrolase family protein, which translates to MRIANIDHRAALVLVLGEKGAERAVDIAHASRGRFGPSPQALYEAWDDVTEWAAGQDLSALADDGFPIDRSLLRAPSPAPRQVFAVGLNYHAHAAESGFESPTHLPPVFTKYASSFTGPDTDVIIPTGGNVDWEVELVAVIGREAAKINESDAWSHVAGLTAGQDISERITQTRGPAPQFGLGKSFAGFSPQGPWLVTPDEFADPDDLELGCTVDGEQMQKGRTRDLIFPVSKLVATLSHTITLYPGDVIFTGTPAGVGVGREPQRFLQAGETLDSWIDGIGELHQRFVAEPDAQ; encoded by the coding sequence ATGCGTATCGCCAATATCGACCACCGTGCCGCCCTCGTCCTCGTCCTCGGAGAGAAGGGTGCCGAGCGGGCCGTCGACATCGCCCACGCCTCCCGCGGCCGGTTCGGCCCGAGCCCGCAGGCCCTCTACGAAGCCTGGGACGACGTCACCGAATGGGCCGCAGGCCAGGACCTCTCGGCTCTCGCGGACGACGGCTTCCCGATCGACCGGTCCCTCCTGCGCGCACCCTCACCGGCTCCCCGGCAGGTGTTCGCCGTCGGCCTGAACTACCACGCCCACGCCGCCGAATCCGGCTTCGAATCCCCCACCCACCTGCCGCCGGTCTTCACCAAATACGCCTCCAGCTTCACCGGCCCCGACACCGACGTGATCATCCCCACCGGCGGCAACGTCGACTGGGAGGTCGAACTCGTCGCCGTCATCGGCCGCGAAGCCGCCAAGATCAACGAATCCGACGCCTGGTCCCACGTCGCCGGACTCACTGCCGGACAGGACATCTCCGAACGGATCACCCAGACGCGTGGTCCCGCACCGCAATTCGGACTCGGAAAATCCTTCGCCGGGTTCTCCCCGCAAGGACCGTGGCTGGTCACCCCCGACGAGTTCGCGGACCCCGACGACCTCGAACTCGGCTGCACCGTCGACGGCGAACAAATGCAGAAGGGCCGCACCCGCGACCTGATCTTCCCCGTCTCGAAGCTCGTCGCCACCCTCTCCCACACCATCACCCTGTACCCCGGTGACGTGATCTTCACCGGCACCCCCGCCGGCGTCGGTGTCGGCCGCGAACCGCAACGGTTCCTGCAGGCCGGCGAGACACTCGACAGCTGGATCGACGGCATCGGAGAGCTGCACCAGCGTTTCGTCGCCGAACCCGACGCGCAGTAA
- a CDS encoding VOC family protein, with protein sequence MALHGLGKVTIGVPNVDDTIAYYSDFGLEHRGGGVFATRNGGEQLAIVHAPTRRLVELTVAADDADDITAITARLTRLGVAIRHDGTSVSAVEPITGTLVHVAVRPRIVIEPAVSPTPYNGPGRIDRWGRAPFLTRTDPVRPRKLGHAVIGSTDLETTMKFFTDGLGFKVSDYMGDKAAFLRCSVEHHNVLVMAAPVNFMHHTSWQVDDIDEVGRGAHTMLDGNPERHIWGLGRHYAGANFFWYLKDPAGNFSEYYSDMDTVPEDELWSPEVLHGLQGLYAWGPPPPPSFLEPDDLAALMTGAHSARG encoded by the coding sequence ATGGCACTACACGGACTCGGCAAGGTCACCATCGGCGTCCCCAACGTCGACGACACCATCGCCTACTACTCCGACTTCGGGCTCGAACACCGCGGGGGCGGGGTGTTCGCCACCCGCAACGGCGGCGAACAACTCGCAATCGTGCACGCACCCACCCGGCGGCTGGTCGAGCTGACCGTCGCCGCCGACGACGCCGACGACATCACCGCCATCACCGCGCGACTGACCAGGCTCGGTGTGGCGATCCGGCACGACGGCACCTCCGTCAGCGCCGTCGAACCGATCACCGGCACGCTCGTGCACGTGGCGGTGCGACCCCGGATCGTGATTGAGCCCGCGGTGTCGCCGACGCCGTACAACGGTCCCGGCCGGATCGATCGCTGGGGACGGGCCCCGTTCCTCACCCGCACCGACCCGGTACGCCCCCGCAAACTCGGCCACGCGGTGATCGGGTCCACCGACCTCGAGACCACCATGAAGTTCTTCACCGACGGTCTCGGGTTCAAGGTCAGCGACTACATGGGCGACAAGGCCGCGTTCCTGCGCTGCTCCGTCGAGCACCACAACGTCCTCGTCATGGCCGCACCGGTGAACTTCATGCATCACACCAGTTGGCAGGTCGACGACATCGACGAGGTCGGCCGCGGCGCCCACACCATGCTCGACGGCAACCCCGAACGCCACATCTGGGGACTCGGCAGGCACTACGCGGGCGCGAACTTCTTCTGGTATCTCAAGGACCCGGCCGGGAACTTCTCCGAGTACTACTCCGACATGGACACCGTGCCCGAGGACGAACTCTGGTCCCCGGAGGTGCTGCACGGACTGCAGGGCCTCTACGCCTGGGGACCGCCGCCGCCCCCGTCGTTCCTCGAACCGGACGACCTCGCGGCCCTCATGACCGGAGCGCATTCCGCGAGGGGGTGA
- a CDS encoding bifunctional 3-(3-hydroxy-phenyl)propionate/3-hydroxycinnamic acid hydroxylase — MQDNTHDVVIVGAGPVGLALGRMLGLRGHDVVIVERWPEPYPLPRAVHFDDEIGRVFQSMRLTEEIESISEAVPDHYEWHNAAGEALVRIDWSGTGPNGWPTASFFSQPQLEKVLAEAVATMPNVTLLRGAEVVGIDEGADDVVVTFTSTVVKQRQVRARFVVGCDGANSFVRERMGATMHDEGFFFDWLIVDTIPLDDREWAPQNWQLCDPARPTTVVSGGPGRRRWEFMRLPGETREELNTPEKAWELLREWDRTPENSELERHAVYTFAARWADRWNSGRLAIAGDAAHQMPPFAGQGMCSGIRDAANLSWKLDRVLRGESNLTLLDSYSSERNVHLQHAVTMSVELGRVICVLDEEKATERDVRMIDGGADPAKVLPVTALPVLGDGVTAQDTHGGALRGTLAPQFPVRIGAHSDLLDEVTGFGTVLLVLGDTDVAHSDPTLQRLLASTGVRLKTVEESGAPDLLDATGRWTRWFRGQNISAVLVRPDHYIFGAVTDNTQLTDLLSEYRNRLQILDPSPTSLHPASTTV, encoded by the coding sequence ATGCAGGACAACACCCACGATGTCGTGATCGTCGGTGCCGGGCCCGTAGGACTGGCGCTGGGACGGATGCTCGGCCTGCGCGGCCACGACGTGGTGATCGTCGAACGCTGGCCGGAGCCGTACCCACTCCCGAGGGCCGTCCATTTCGACGACGAGATCGGCCGTGTCTTCCAATCGATGCGCCTGACCGAGGAGATCGAGTCGATCTCCGAGGCAGTGCCCGACCACTACGAATGGCACAATGCGGCAGGAGAGGCGCTGGTGCGGATCGACTGGTCCGGGACCGGCCCGAACGGCTGGCCGACAGCGAGCTTCTTCTCCCAGCCACAGCTCGAGAAGGTGCTCGCCGAGGCAGTGGCCACGATGCCGAACGTCACTCTGTTGCGCGGCGCCGAAGTGGTCGGAATCGACGAGGGCGCAGACGACGTCGTGGTGACGTTCACCAGCACGGTCGTCAAGCAGCGGCAGGTGCGAGCACGTTTCGTCGTCGGCTGCGACGGCGCGAACAGCTTCGTCCGTGAGCGCATGGGTGCGACCATGCACGACGAGGGCTTCTTCTTCGACTGGCTGATCGTCGACACCATTCCGCTCGACGACCGCGAGTGGGCGCCACAGAACTGGCAGCTGTGCGATCCTGCCCGGCCGACCACGGTCGTGTCGGGTGGACCGGGGCGTCGACGATGGGAGTTCATGCGGCTGCCCGGCGAGACGAGAGAAGAACTGAACACGCCGGAGAAGGCATGGGAATTGCTCCGAGAGTGGGACCGGACGCCGGAGAACAGCGAACTCGAGCGTCACGCCGTCTACACGTTCGCCGCGCGGTGGGCGGACCGGTGGAACTCCGGCCGTCTCGCGATCGCCGGTGACGCCGCGCACCAGATGCCTCCCTTCGCCGGGCAGGGCATGTGCTCGGGCATCCGCGACGCAGCCAATCTGTCGTGGAAGCTCGATCGCGTCCTGCGCGGAGAATCCAACCTCACATTGCTCGATTCGTACTCGTCCGAACGAAACGTGCACCTGCAGCACGCGGTCACGATGTCGGTCGAACTCGGGCGGGTCATCTGCGTCCTCGACGAGGAGAAGGCCACGGAACGCGACGTCCGCATGATCGACGGCGGCGCCGACCCCGCGAAGGTCCTACCGGTCACTGCCCTTCCCGTCCTCGGAGACGGCGTCACCGCGCAGGACACTCACGGCGGCGCGCTGCGCGGGACCCTCGCACCGCAGTTTCCGGTGCGGATCGGCGCCCACAGCGACCTCCTCGACGAGGTCACCGGCTTCGGTACGGTCCTGCTGGTACTCGGCGACACCGATGTCGCGCACTCGGACCCGACACTGCAGCGGCTCCTCGCCAGCACCGGAGTACGGCTGAAGACCGTCGAGGAGTCCGGAGCACCGGATCTGCTCGACGCGACCGGTCGATGGACTCGGTGGTTCCGCGGACAGAACATCAGCGCGGTGCTCGTCCGGCCGGATCACTACATCTTCGGCGCCGTCACCGACAACACCCAACTGACGGATCTGCTCAGCGAATACCGCAACCGACTGCAGATCCTCGACCCATCCCCCACCAGTCTCCACCCCGCATCCACCACCGTTTGA